One segment of Phaeacidiphilus oryzae TH49 DNA contains the following:
- a CDS encoding DegT/DnrJ/EryC1/StrS family aminotransferase translates to MSVTYRVPSQVPIPGIERNAAPYLYGPEHEALSRVLAQGQYGHTAETEEFESELASFLGVPDVVAVASGTTALQLALHAAGISAGDEVVVPSMTFCATVQAVLAVGASPRFAEIDPDTLCVTADSVAAALTASTRAVLPVLYGGRAVDLDPLRAELTRRRITVVEDAAHAFGSRHGRLRVGATGELTCFSFGPIKNLTCGQGGAVVPRHPLDAAALRTLRGLGIAESAEQRAAATGYRVTGHGLRAGLPALNAAIGRVQLAHRDRAERERRTLWTAYREALADIDGVRTVDVDVARSVPSLCAVRVPIEQRDRTFVALRAAGVGVGVHYPPNHLQPAFRAWTRPMPVTEQTGREILTLPFHQHLRPGDPARVADALRQALAGR, encoded by the coding sequence ATGAGTGTCACCTACCGCGTACCCTCCCAGGTCCCCATCCCGGGCATCGAGCGCAACGCCGCGCCGTACCTGTACGGACCCGAACACGAAGCCCTGAGCCGCGTACTCGCCCAGGGCCAGTACGGGCACACCGCCGAAACCGAAGAATTCGAAAGCGAACTCGCCTCGTTCCTCGGCGTACCCGACGTGGTCGCGGTCGCCTCCGGCACCACCGCCCTCCAACTCGCCCTGCACGCTGCCGGGATCAGCGCCGGGGACGAGGTGGTGGTGCCCTCGATGACCTTCTGCGCCACCGTCCAGGCAGTGCTCGCCGTCGGCGCCTCGCCGCGCTTCGCCGAGATCGACCCGGACACGCTGTGCGTCACGGCCGACAGCGTGGCCGCCGCCCTCACTGCTTCCACCCGCGCCGTCCTCCCGGTGCTCTACGGCGGGCGGGCGGTGGACCTCGACCCGCTGCGGGCGGAGCTGACCCGGCGACGGATCACGGTGGTCGAGGACGCCGCCCACGCTTTCGGCTCCCGGCACGGCCGCCTCCGGGTCGGTGCCACCGGCGAGTTGACGTGCTTCTCCTTCGGCCCCATCAAGAACCTGACCTGCGGCCAGGGCGGCGCCGTCGTCCCCCGTCACCCCCTCGACGCCGCCGCCTTGCGAACCCTGCGCGGCCTCGGCATCGCCGAGAGCGCCGAACAGCGGGCCGCCGCCACCGGCTACCGCGTCACCGGACACGGCCTGCGGGCCGGCCTCCCGGCCCTGAACGCGGCGATCGGCCGGGTCCAGCTCGCCCACCGCGATCGCGCCGAGCGGGAACGCCGGACCCTGTGGACGGCCTACCGTGAGGCACTCGCCGACATCGACGGGGTACGCACGGTCGACGTGGACGTCGCCCGCAGCGTGCCCTCGTTGTGCGCGGTGCGGGTGCCCATCGAGCAGCGCGACCGGACCTTCGTGGCGCTGCGCGCGGCCGGCGTCGGTGTCGGCGTGCACTACCCGCCCAACCACCTGCAGCCCGCCTTCCGCGCCTGGACCCGGCCCATGCCGGTCACCGAGCAGACCGGACGGGAGATCCTCACCCTCCCCTTCCACCAGCACCTGCGCCCCGGTGATCCGGCACGCGTCGCGGATGCCCTGCGCCAAGCCCTGGCGGGGCGATGA
- a CDS encoding low molecular weight protein-tyrosine-phosphatase: MSRQKPVQCRILAVCLGNICRSPLAAAVLADRAPAGTLVRSAGLRDRWRGRPAHPPMVSTAAALGYDLARHRARQVTAALVAQADLVLAMDYAVRDELAARYPAALPRLRLYLPDREVPDPYGGDARSFAQCAALIADGAAHWMNA, encoded by the coding sequence ATGAGCCGTCAGAAGCCTGTTCAGTGCCGGATCCTGGCCGTCTGCCTGGGCAATATCTGCCGCTCCCCGCTGGCCGCCGCCGTCCTCGCCGACCGCGCCCCGGCCGGCACCCTCGTCCGCTCGGCCGGGCTGCGCGACCGCTGGCGCGGCCGGCCGGCCCACCCGCCGATGGTCTCCACCGCTGCGGCCCTGGGCTACGACCTGGCCCGGCACCGCGCCCGGCAGGTCACCGCGGCGCTGGTCGCCCAGGCCGATCTCGTCCTGGCAATGGACTACGCCGTCCGCGACGAACTCGCCGCCCGCTACCCCGCAGCCCTGCCCCGGCTGCGCCTCTACCTGCCCGATCGCGAGGTTCCCGACCCCTACGGCGGCGACGCCCGCAGCTTCGCCCAGTGCGCCGCGCTCATCGCGGATGGGGCCGCCCACTGGATGAACGCATAG
- the rfbB gene encoding dTDP-glucose 4,6-dehydratase, which yields MTEQCKQPEFSGGSVLVTGGAGFIGSHFTKRLLAADDIARVTVLDALTYAGHRANLGEAYLCERFDFVEGNILDAALVDELVARHDAVVHFAAESHVDRSFLQGGTFLATNVLGTHTLLEAARRHAVRRFVHVSTDEVYGPLASGRADEHAPLRPSVPYAASKAASDLVALSACQTYGVPVCVTRSSNNYGPAQHPEKIIPLFVTNLLKGATVPLHGDGGHVRNWLHVADNSAGIELVLRHGTPGEVYNIAGGTDLTNRQLTQLLLNACGAGWDAVTQVPDRPANDRRYAMDWAKIHRLGYRPVVPLEAGLAATVEWYRDHPDRWAPLKRNPRAPLPRVGLRPHPQRQG from the coding sequence ATGACCGAGCAGTGCAAACAGCCCGAATTCAGTGGCGGCAGCGTGCTCGTCACCGGCGGCGCCGGGTTCATCGGCTCGCACTTCACCAAACGGCTGCTCGCGGCCGACGACATCGCCCGCGTCACCGTCCTGGACGCGCTCACCTACGCCGGGCACCGGGCCAACCTCGGGGAGGCCTACCTCTGCGAGCGCTTCGACTTCGTCGAGGGAAACATCCTGGACGCCGCACTGGTGGACGAGCTCGTCGCCCGCCACGACGCGGTGGTGCACTTCGCCGCCGAGTCCCATGTCGACCGCTCCTTTCTGCAGGGCGGGACGTTCCTGGCGACGAACGTACTCGGCACCCACACCCTGCTGGAGGCCGCCCGCCGGCACGCGGTGCGCCGCTTCGTACACGTGTCCACGGACGAGGTGTACGGGCCGCTCGCATCCGGACGGGCCGATGAGCACGCGCCCCTGCGCCCGAGTGTCCCGTACGCCGCGTCAAAGGCCGCCTCCGACCTGGTGGCGCTGTCGGCCTGCCAGACCTACGGAGTCCCGGTGTGCGTGACGCGGTCCTCGAACAACTACGGCCCGGCCCAGCACCCCGAGAAGATCATCCCCCTGTTCGTGACCAATCTCCTCAAGGGCGCGACCGTGCCACTGCACGGCGACGGCGGGCACGTACGCAACTGGCTGCATGTGGCGGACAACAGCGCCGGCATCGAACTCGTCCTGCGCCACGGCACCCCCGGCGAGGTCTACAACATCGCCGGCGGCACCGACCTGACCAATCGCCAGCTGACGCAGCTGCTGCTCAACGCGTGCGGGGCCGGCTGGGACGCCGTGACTCAGGTCCCGGACCGGCCGGCCAACGACCGCCGCTACGCCATGGACTGGGCCAAGATTCACCGGCTGGGCTACCGGCCCGTCGTCCCGCTGGAGGCGGGACTGGCCGCGACCGTGGAGTGGTACCGGGACCATCCCGACCGCTGGGCGCCGCTGAAGCGCAATCCCCGGGCCCCGCTCCCCCGCGTCGGACTGCGGCCGCACCCGCAGCGGCAGGGCTGA
- a CDS encoding helix-turn-helix domain-containing protein: MDWESHAPLRDAARRRDYGQVINLARRMRGETQAQLGRGCGLSQSAVSRLETRGSDGPYTLQHLASAATHLGIPPGLVGLADDGNGSTTVQRRTFLTGVAALAAASALHQPDPPHSSATDDTAEAACLRQATNAYRRLDATVPSRDLLPAAHEHLRLIQRTTDAGPDRAHRARMAAIGSEAASLTGWLAWDMADHGSARRWYGAAVKAARTAGDHLLMAYQIGSLAQFEVEVGNAHEGLRLITRARRPETELPVIATAWLSSLEAVAHAGLGDQQASARALDACSRLTETIPGQEAPPWPWVFTFDQRKVAAARITSTARLGRPAWKALTVTDITTALSGGHAKQRALLSLDVATGQLASGRLESAFDLAAQALADGLRLRSGRVVERARTFRRGFTGTCPPAIVRDFDERLHDAYL; this comes from the coding sequence ATGGACTGGGAGAGCCACGCGCCGCTACGCGACGCCGCCCGCCGCCGGGACTACGGGCAGGTGATCAATCTCGCGCGGCGGATGCGCGGTGAGACCCAGGCCCAACTCGGCCGCGGCTGCGGGCTGTCCCAGTCCGCCGTCTCCCGGCTGGAGACCCGGGGTTCTGACGGCCCCTACACCCTGCAGCACCTGGCGAGCGCGGCCACCCATCTGGGCATCCCCCCAGGCCTGGTCGGCCTCGCCGACGACGGAAACGGATCAACCACCGTGCAACGGCGGACCTTTCTCACCGGCGTGGCCGCCCTCGCGGCCGCGTCGGCCCTCCACCAGCCCGACCCTCCGCACAGCTCAGCGACGGACGATACCGCCGAGGCCGCATGTCTCCGCCAGGCCACCAACGCCTATCGGCGGCTGGACGCCACGGTGCCTTCGCGCGATCTGCTGCCCGCTGCCCACGAGCACCTCCGGCTCATCCAGCGCACCACCGACGCGGGCCCCGACCGCGCCCACCGCGCCCGGATGGCCGCCATCGGTTCTGAGGCCGCCTCCCTGACCGGCTGGCTGGCCTGGGACATGGCCGACCACGGCTCGGCCCGCCGCTGGTACGGAGCCGCGGTCAAGGCGGCCCGCACGGCCGGCGACCATCTGCTGATGGCCTACCAGATCGGGAGCCTGGCCCAGTTCGAGGTCGAGGTCGGCAACGCCCATGAGGGCCTGCGCCTGATCACCCGGGCTCGCCGACCCGAGACCGAACTGCCGGTCATCGCCACCGCCTGGCTGTCCTCCTTGGAAGCCGTCGCCCACGCCGGCCTCGGCGACCAGCAGGCCAGCGCCCGCGCCCTGGACGCCTGCTCCCGGCTCACCGAGACCATCCCGGGACAGGAGGCGCCCCCGTGGCCGTGGGTGTTCACCTTCGACCAGCGCAAGGTCGCCGCAGCCCGGATCACCAGCACCGCCCGGTTGGGCCGACCGGCCTGGAAGGCTCTCACCGTCACCGACATCACCACCGCGCTGAGCGGCGGCCACGCCAAGCAGCGCGCCTTGCTGAGCCTGGACGTGGCCACCGGCCAACTCGCCTCCGGCCGCCTGGAATCCGCCTTCGACCTCGCCGCCCAGGCCCTCGCCGACGGACTGCGCCTGCGCTCCGGGCGCGTGGTGGAGCGGGCCCGAACCTTCCGTCGCGGCTTCACCGGCACCTGCCCGCCCGCTATCGTCCGGGACTTCGACGAACGACTGCACGACGCCTACCTGTGA
- a CDS encoding ATP-grasp domain-containing protein produces the protein MLVTGVGAAPGLDLARSIQRAGHRVIVADSDPLAPGLHLPFATPTVLARASAPAFPAVLLDLCRRWRPDAMVSTVEEELPRLRGLRRTLLARGVRTWLPPARAMTAALDKGAFAAVLAAHRIPAPRSWPPDRLERVPEGTPLIVKPRRGHGSQGVHTCEDVAQARVLCELTPDPLVQERVTGQEFTADCLVDRGGRASVILRDRERVKGGLAVVSRTFTDPAAESVVKEVLAATGAAGLCCVQGFLRDDDPRVVITEMNARVAGGFAVAEAAGAELVLQLLNGLFGRPVEHARLAYHPGVRLTKAVTTLAVTTTGTTAITGPAPTTPTTAT, from the coding sequence GTGCTGGTCACCGGCGTGGGCGCCGCCCCCGGCCTGGATCTCGCCCGTTCCATCCAACGCGCCGGGCACCGGGTGATCGTCGCCGACTCCGACCCGCTCGCCCCCGGTCTCCACCTGCCCTTCGCCACACCCACGGTGCTGGCCCGGGCCTCCGCTCCGGCGTTCCCGGCGGTGCTGCTCGACCTGTGCCGACGATGGCGCCCCGATGCGATGGTGAGCACCGTCGAGGAGGAACTGCCCCGGCTGCGGGGCCTGCGGCGGACGCTGCTCGCGCGAGGGGTACGCACCTGGCTGCCCCCGGCACGGGCGATGACCGCCGCACTGGACAAGGGCGCCTTCGCCGCCGTTCTGGCCGCGCACCGCATTCCGGCCCCGCGCAGCTGGCCGCCCGACCGTCTGGAGCGCGTTCCCGAGGGAACCCCGCTGATCGTCAAACCCCGCCGCGGGCACGGCTCCCAGGGCGTGCACACCTGCGAAGACGTCGCACAGGCCCGGGTGCTCTGCGAACTCACCCCGGATCCGCTGGTCCAGGAGCGCGTCACCGGACAGGAATTCACCGCGGACTGCCTCGTCGACCGCGGCGGGCGGGCGTCAGTGATCCTTCGCGACCGCGAACGGGTCAAGGGAGGCCTGGCCGTCGTCTCGCGAACCTTCACCGACCCTGCGGCCGAGAGCGTGGTCAAGGAGGTACTCGCCGCGACAGGGGCAGCTGGGCTGTGCTGCGTCCAGGGGTTCCTGCGCGATGACGACCCCCGGGTGGTCATCACGGAGATGAACGCGCGGGTCGCCGGCGGATTCGCAGTGGCCGAGGCGGCCGGCGCCGAACTCGTCCTGCAACTACTCAACGGGCTGTTCGGCCGTCCCGTCGAGCACGCGCGCCTCGCCTACCACCCCGGTGTGCGCCTCACCAAGGCCGTGACCACGCTCGCCGTCACGACCACAGGCACCACAGCCATCACCGGCCCCGCTCCCACCACTCCCACCACTGCAACCTGA
- a CDS encoding ATP-binding protein, producing the protein MPLARPNPTPPPRAHVRRVTAPKHPFVDVVATPGEIGPKARRQLFTLATAWLLPMTAEALADAQLVADELVANALTHACPDSPCELALMWTGRSLRIEVADGSTLPPTAGVPPDEESTSGRGLLLVQALTERWGCASRDAGKIVWAEVAPSDETDPDVTHRALVRAVPEHFTAAVTSRP; encoded by the coding sequence ATGCCGCTCGCCCGCCCCAATCCAACGCCACCCCCGCGGGCCCATGTGCGCCGCGTCACCGCGCCGAAACACCCGTTCGTCGACGTCGTCGCGACACCGGGAGAGATCGGGCCCAAGGCCCGGCGGCAGCTCTTCACCCTCGCAACGGCTTGGCTGCTGCCGATGACCGCCGAAGCCCTGGCCGATGCCCAGCTGGTGGCCGACGAGCTGGTGGCCAACGCCCTCACGCACGCGTGTCCGGACAGCCCGTGCGAACTGGCGTTGATGTGGACCGGGCGGTCGCTGCGGATCGAGGTCGCCGATGGCTCGACGCTCCCGCCCACCGCCGGGGTCCCGCCGGACGAAGAGTCGACCAGCGGACGCGGCCTGCTACTCGTACAGGCCCTCACCGAGCGCTGGGGCTGCGCGTCACGTGACGCCGGGAAGATCGTCTGGGCGGAGGTCGCCCCATCGGACGAGACCGACCCGGACGTCACGCACCGCGCGCTGGTACGCGCCGTGCCCGAGCACTTCACCGCTGCGGTCACATCCCGACCGTGA